One Hevea brasiliensis isolate MT/VB/25A 57/8 chromosome 6, ASM3005281v1, whole genome shotgun sequence genomic window, TCCATCTCCATCATTCAAGATATATAAAGATATATACACAcgcgcgcgcacacacacacacagacatGCATGCACCAATTCCAACTTGTTTAAAGGAAAGTTTCTCATGATATCTAATATAAAGAAATGATGATTAGCTGCTTCCAACCCCAGATACATGATTCTGAATTTCATTGAAATCCAATTCAGtgcaaataaatataaattttgattCCTGATCTTCTCCAAAAGGAAATTTCCCTGCATTATTCTGCATGATTTAAGTTTTACCAAGCATATGCCACTGATTTGGAATTTGGTGTAGATCACAATGTTAGAGATTCAACCTTAATTCAAAATGAATTGAAAAACTATTACTATTACTAACCTTTATGTAAAATGCATTAGTTGCAGCAAAGGATAGAAGATATCAAAATAGAATATCACGATACTTAATATCTATCATACCGAATAATTTTATCAAGAAATTTGCATCTCAGGATCAATTATCTGTACATGAAGctatttctaaataataataataataaaaaaaaacttgtTACCTCATCAAAAACCAGGAGACACCCAGCTTCATCACAAGCACTACGTAAGGATTGCAAAAATTCCTTTGTTGCACTATAAATGCCACCTTCACCCTGGATAGGTTCTACGAATACGGCAgcaattttcccacatttaatcaATTCCCTAGCAGCTTGCATGTTGCCATATTCCAGAAAAGTAACTCCAGGCATGACTGGCTCAAAAGGGAAGCGGTAATGCTTTTTGCTTGTCAAAGCAACAGCCCCCATAGTCCTTCCATGGAAGCTATTTGTAAAAGCAATGAACCCAGTTGCTGGGTGTTTCTCATCAGGGTGTATAACCCTCTGAAACTTCCTAGCAAATTTGATAGCAGCTTCATTTGCTTCTGTTCCAGAGTTTGTGAACAAGACACGATCAGCAAAAGAACAAGCCACCAGACGTTTTGCAAGCTCTACCTACACCAACAAAATAATCAGATCAATTATTCTCTTATTATCATTACCCACACGCAACTATAACATTTTTttacggaaaaaaaaaaaaagacttttaCCTGAGGGATTGAATAGTAGACGTTACTAACATGCGTAAGCAAATTGGCTTGCTCTGTGACCGCCCGAACCCAATCGGGATCCCCGTGGCCGAGGGCGTTAACTGCAATACCGGACGTGCAGTCCAAATATTCTAGTCCTTCAGGATCATACAATTTACAACCTTTGCCATGGGCGAGCACCAAAGGGTTCCTTGCATAAGTCCCCACCAGGACCTTCGCCTCCATCTCCATCACCTCCTTACTCTTCAAATTCAGCTTCACAGAATCCGGTGGCTGCACGTGCACGTCCACGTTAAGACATGCTCGCGTCTTAACCGAACGATGAATATCCACCGACGGGGTAGAAAGAGAGATCGGACGGTTGAGAAAGAGCCTGATCGACCCCATTTTCCCTATATTATGattaaatttgaagaaatttgtcctCTGTCTTTGACGCTTTGTGGGTATTGAGTTTATATAGGAGAATTATCCCTCTTTT contains:
- the LOC110637145 gene encoding acetylornithine aminotransferase, mitochondrial; translated protein: MGSIRLFLNRPISLSTPSVDIHRSVKTRACLNVDVHVQPPDSVKLNLKSKEVMEMEAKVLVGTYARNPLVLAHGKGCKLYDPEGLEYLDCTSGIAVNALGHGDPDWVRAVTEQANLLTHVSNVYYSIPQVELAKRLVACSFADRVLFTNSGTEANEAAIKFARKFQRVIHPDEKHPATGFIAFTNSFHGRTMGAVALTSKKHYRFPFEPVMPGVTFLEYGNMQAARELIKCGKIAAVFVEPIQGEGGIYSATKEFLQSLRSACDEAGCLLVFDEVQCGLGRTGYLWAYEAYGAVPDIMTIAKPLAGGLPIGAALMSERVAAAIKFGEHGSTFAGGPLVCTAAITVLDKISRPGFLTSVSKKGQYFKEMLIQKLGGNSHVREVRGLGLIIGIELDVSASPLVDACRNSGLLILTAGEGNVVRLVPPLIISEQELERAADILFECLPVLDKTLK